A single window of Acidobacteriota bacterium DNA harbors:
- a CDS encoding glycosyltransferase family 39 protein produces the protein MRAKKPSDRSKPAPSVDDAGEALPLEQSQPSNRKFVFASFAAAIIVFLAIYALRLDHIVGLFVDDAWYALLAKSLATGQGYQLINSPSPGILPVYPPVYPFLMSLAYRLWPSFPDNVMLLKTVSVLAMFVVGWGSYKHFHRDREWPHLLSLVCALTVTLMPGLAFLATSSTMSECVFTAFQLLAVLVIESAARAKDGKSELRSAALAGALAAIAFLTRSIGLVVMGAGAIYLLKERKWRPLAVFVLVVAVIAAPWVMYSRTHKPSAEQRTEQGGMIVQDYSDQFWQARAGDTSSAIIHWDSLPDRMWANAMKIVGNNVAMIFTPTFHRSTKLSGEEALESGLTAHPLSYVLSAFLLLGFALTVKQRIGAAEFTTAFTLLITCLWPWDTFRFLLPLAPFLFAYLLESLRGIREFARTKFESKASAEPWRAMTILAGLLLVIFLYDHSAFLAKRSDLSRAEYLPWQAIFNENLEALNWIKEKTPEDAVVCSMNPAMVSLYTGRKSVASNNADANWENWKRLNVRYMAYLSVFPIADPGLDEGRFDQVYRSKGPLKIRVMDLGRKETRLPWKPFGSTTGSIKIDNLQ, from the coding sequence ATGCGAGCTAAAAAACCATCTGATCGAAGCAAGCCAGCTCCCTCCGTGGACGATGCAGGCGAGGCTCTTCCCCTAGAACAGTCCCAACCATCAAATCGTAAATTTGTCTTCGCAAGCTTTGCTGCAGCAATAATCGTTTTCCTGGCGATTTATGCGCTGCGACTGGATCACATCGTCGGGTTGTTTGTGGATGATGCCTGGTATGCGTTGCTGGCAAAGTCGTTGGCAACGGGCCAGGGGTATCAACTGATCAATTCCCCCTCGCCCGGAATTTTGCCCGTTTATCCGCCGGTTTATCCCTTTTTGATGTCGTTGGCCTATCGGTTGTGGCCCAGTTTTCCGGACAACGTCATGCTGTTGAAAACAGTTTCGGTACTGGCCATGTTTGTGGTTGGCTGGGGAAGTTACAAACATTTCCATCGGGATCGTGAATGGCCTCATTTGCTGTCGCTGGTTTGCGCGTTGACCGTAACGCTGATGCCCGGCCTGGCATTTCTGGCTACGTCTTCGACAATGTCCGAGTGCGTGTTTACGGCGTTTCAGTTATTGGCCGTGCTGGTCATCGAATCCGCCGCGCGCGCCAAAGACGGCAAATCTGAGCTTCGCAGCGCGGCGCTTGCCGGGGCTTTAGCGGCCATTGCATTTCTGACGCGTTCCATCGGCTTGGTGGTCATGGGAGCTGGAGCGATTTACCTGCTGAAAGAACGCAAGTGGCGTCCGCTGGCGGTGTTCGTTCTCGTCGTAGCGGTTATCGCTGCGCCCTGGGTCATGTATTCCCGCACACACAAACCCTCCGCCGAACAACGCACCGAACAAGGCGGAATGATCGTGCAGGATTATTCAGACCAATTTTGGCAAGCCCGCGCGGGCGACACTTCATCGGCAATTATTCACTGGGACAGTTTGCCGGATCGTATGTGGGCGAACGCGATGAAAATCGTCGGCAACAATGTGGCGATGATTTTTACGCCTACGTTTCATCGTTCAACAAAACTCAGCGGCGAAGAAGCCTTGGAATCCGGCTTGACCGCGCACCCGCTGTCCTACGTGCTGAGCGCATTTCTGTTGCTGGGATTTGCGCTGACGGTGAAACAACGAATTGGTGCGGCGGAATTCACGACCGCGTTCACATTGCTGATCACCTGCCTTTGGCCCTGGGATACATTTCGTTTTCTGTTGCCGCTGGCGCCCTTCCTGTTTGCGTACTTGCTGGAATCGCTGCGCGGCATTCGCGAATTCGCGCGAACGAAATTTGAAAGCAAAGCGTCGGCTGAACCCTGGCGCGCAATGACAATTCTCGCCGGATTGCTGTTGGTGATTTTCCTGTACGACCATTCAGCTTTTCTTGCTAAACGCTCTGATCTTTCGCGCGCGGAATATCTGCCCTGGCAAGCAATCTTCAACGAAAACCTGGAAGCGCTGAACTGGATCAAGGAAAAAACGCCCGAAGATGCCGTCGTTTGTTCGATGAATCCAGCAATGGTTTCTCTTTACACCGGCCGGAAAAGCGTTGCCAGCAACAACGCCGACGCCAATTGGGAAAACTGGAAACGGCTGAACGTACGCTATATGGCGTATTTGTCCGTTTTTCCCATCGCGGATCCGGGATTGGACGAAGGCCGATTCGATCAGGTTTATCGTTCAAAAGGCCCGCTGAAAATTCGCGTCATGGATTTGGGACGCAAAGAAACCCGTTTGCCCTGGAAACCCTTTGGCTCAACGACAGGTTCGATCAAGATAGACAATTTGCAGTGA
- a CDS encoding YfhO family protein translates to MNVPFQLGEFWKSCLMDSGSPRAKDWLARLFLLLLPPIFFWRETLGWMTLGDQDAVFWFFPAYKFAAEQIRAGSFPLWNPYQYGGIPFFAEWQTGVLDPLNWIHWLGPSSRTLTLSLELSFAVALLAMFSYARSLKFTRRASLVAAVIFGLSGFLVGRELYPGFIRIVALTPLVLCFTERLSQSGRWRDVVFGSLIITWQIFAAHPQPLIYSSLLACAYALSEFQISDWQRSLGFLLKFSLMFILAIGLAAIQLAPAIEFATQSVRQEWPFELFTLHSLHPASLLVTLFPFFHGSGKGMYSLPYWGTYWHHNEAQIYVGALALSLAAAGTIAAWRFRFSVGKFWSVVAVIGTVLAMGKYSGFIARWMFHIPLLSHFRSPNRHWMEVVMAVAVLAGYAVDRLVRAEKESRFVSRYLQVSSATIALLVCAVGGFAVWQASAFENLLRSLPDLHHLPAGFLQSAKWEFLLPMIAAACACCVAFCFARSRKRLVWFVLLLMVLLVDFNLYAAFAPINNPAKLETLIGKAMPAELAAEQNPLQPIRYQIMLNAATGEFSPFWFYGHEMMSGYDPVLSERQKVFSGLDEAGRTFDQTMLEPQDRTLDVFNVCYVFVPPSFLSDALNDQARWREVTLNRDPAKPYADYRIFENLRALPRVWLAEKTKTAWEGDQLKLIRGQLLDPDFDPRHMALVDPETAEKVRSTSVSRNLPLEGGMTNEASIITRTPTSLVVETNSDKNSLLMLSEMVYPGWKAKVDGVETELLRVDYNLRAVQVAAGKHVVELGYWPGSLTKGAIISLMTALGLLGILLWETRQFRRITDADVAA, encoded by the coding sequence GTGAATGTTCCCTTTCAGCTTGGCGAATTCTGGAAATCCTGCTTGATGGATTCCGGTTCGCCGCGTGCCAAAGATTGGCTGGCAAGATTGTTTTTGCTGTTGCTGCCGCCCATCTTTTTCTGGCGCGAAACGTTGGGCTGGATGACGCTGGGCGATCAGGACGCGGTGTTCTGGTTCTTTCCTGCTTACAAATTCGCAGCCGAACAAATCCGGGCTGGCTCGTTTCCGTTGTGGAATCCCTATCAATACGGCGGCATTCCCTTTTTCGCCGAATGGCAAACGGGCGTGCTCGATCCATTGAACTGGATTCACTGGTTGGGGCCAAGTTCACGCACGCTGACGCTTTCCCTGGAACTGAGTTTTGCGGTCGCGTTGCTGGCCATGTTCAGTTATGCGCGCAGCCTGAAGTTCACGCGTCGCGCCAGTCTGGTCGCCGCCGTCATTTTCGGGTTGAGCGGCTTTCTGGTGGGACGCGAATTGTATCCCGGTTTCATTCGCATCGTAGCCCTGACGCCGCTGGTGCTCTGTTTCACCGAACGGTTAAGCCAAAGCGGGCGATGGCGCGATGTGGTGTTCGGCTCGCTGATCATCACCTGGCAAATCTTCGCCGCGCACCCGCAACCGCTGATTTATTCTTCGCTCCTAGCTTGCGCGTATGCCTTGTCCGAATTCCAAATTTCAGATTGGCAACGGTCGCTTGGGTTTCTGCTGAAATTCTCGCTAATGTTCATTTTGGCAATCGGCCTTGCAGCCATACAACTTGCGCCTGCCATTGAATTCGCCACGCAATCTGTGCGACAGGAATGGCCGTTTGAGCTGTTCACGCTCCATTCCCTGCATCCGGCGTCGCTGCTGGTCACGCTGTTTCCCTTCTTTCACGGTTCGGGCAAGGGGATGTATTCGCTGCCGTACTGGGGAACGTACTGGCACCACAACGAAGCGCAGATTTACGTGGGCGCGCTGGCTTTATCGTTGGCAGCGGCGGGAACGATTGCCGCTTGGCGATTTCGATTCAGCGTCGGAAAGTTTTGGAGCGTCGTTGCCGTCATCGGGACGGTTCTGGCGATGGGAAAATATTCCGGCTTCATCGCGCGATGGATGTTTCACATTCCGCTGCTCAGTCATTTCCGCAGCCCGAACCGGCACTGGATGGAAGTGGTTATGGCCGTTGCGGTGCTGGCCGGATACGCCGTTGATCGGTTGGTGCGCGCGGAAAAGGAATCCCGCTTCGTCAGCCGTTACCTGCAAGTGTCATCGGCAACCATCGCCTTGCTGGTTTGCGCGGTTGGCGGGTTCGCGGTTTGGCAGGCAAGTGCGTTTGAAAACCTGCTTCGCTCGCTGCCGGATTTGCATCATTTGCCTGCGGGGTTTCTGCAATCGGCAAAATGGGAATTTCTGCTGCCGATGATCGCTGCCGCTTGCGCCTGTTGCGTTGCGTTCTGTTTTGCCCGAAGCCGAAAGCGTCTGGTTTGGTTCGTGCTGTTGTTGATGGTCTTGCTGGTGGATTTCAATTTGTATGCTGCATTTGCGCCGATCAATAACCCCGCAAAACTGGAAACGCTGATTGGCAAAGCAATGCCAGCGGAACTGGCCGCCGAGCAAAATCCGCTGCAACCGATTCGCTATCAAATCATGCTGAACGCCGCGACTGGAGAATTCAGCCCCTTCTGGTTTTACGGACACGAGATGATGTCAGGGTACGATCCTGTCTTAAGCGAACGGCAAAAAGTGTTCAGCGGATTGGATGAAGCCGGGCGAACGTTCGACCAGACAATGTTGGAACCGCAAGACCGCACCTTGGATGTGTTCAACGTGTGCTATGTGTTCGTGCCGCCGAGTTTTTTGAGCGACGCGCTGAATGATCAAGCGCGCTGGCGCGAGGTCACACTCAACCGCGATCCGGCCAAACCTTATGCCGATTACCGCATCTTTGAAAACCTGCGCGCGCTGCCTCGTGTCTGGCTGGCGGAAAAAACCAAAACGGCTTGGGAAGGCGATCAACTGAAATTGATTCGCGGACAACTCCTCGATCCCGATTTCGATCCGCGTCACATGGCGCTGGTTGATCCCGAAACAGCAGAGAAAGTTCGTAGCACCAGCGTTAGTCGGAATTTGCCGCTTGAAGGCGGAATGACGAACGAAGCTTCGATCATCACGCGAACCCCGACGAGCCTCGTCGTCGAAACCAATTCCGACAAAAACTCTCTGCTAATGCTGAGCGAAATGGTGTATCCAGGCTGGAAAGCAAAAGTTGACGGCGTCGAAACCGAATTGTTGCGCGTGGATTACAACCTGCGCGCAGTGCAGGTTGCGGCGGGTAAACACGTTGTCGAACTTGGGTATTGGCCGGGATCGCTAACAAAAGGGGCGATCATCAGCTTGATGACCGCCCTCGGTTTGCTTGGAATTTTGCTATGGGAAACTCGCCAATTCCGGCGCATTACGGACGCGGACGTTGCGGCTTAG
- a CDS encoding RecX family transcriptional regulator produces the protein MAATPYEKTMERALKLLSFKPRSIAELRERLLEKEWAEESIVGQVIARLIELHYLDDEQFAASYASSRLTVRPLGRTRLRRDLQRKKLPNEVTEQTLDQIYEGDAESELIDRAIAKRLRMKGAPTTPEAAKKLFDYLMRRGFSYDLVRRKVREAGKGTSDAEGMDEA, from the coding sequence ATGGCTGCGACACCTTATGAAAAAACGATGGAGCGCGCGCTGAAGCTGTTGTCCTTCAAACCGCGCAGCATCGCCGAATTGCGAGAACGCTTGCTGGAAAAAGAGTGGGCGGAAGAATCCATTGTGGGACAGGTGATTGCTCGATTGATCGAGCTTCATTATTTGGATGATGAACAGTTTGCGGCCAGTTACGCCAGTTCGCGGTTGACCGTCAGGCCGTTGGGACGGACAAGGCTGCGGCGCGATTTGCAGCGAAAAAAGCTGCCAAATGAAGTCACAGAACAAACCCTGGATCAAATTTATGAGGGTGATGCCGAATCGGAACTGATTGATCGCGCCATCGCCAAACGGTTGCGGATGAAAGGCGCGCCGACGACTCCCGAAGCAGCAAAAAAATTGTTCGACTATTTGATGCGACGCGGATTCAGTTACGATTTGGTCAGGCGAAAAGTCCGCGAAGCCGGCAAAGGAACGAGCGACGCTGAAGGAATGGACGAGGCCTGA
- a CDS encoding YebC/PmpR family DNA-binding transcriptional regulator yields the protein MSGHSKWHTIKHKKGALDAKRGKLFTKLIKELTISARTGGGGDPNTNARLRKAVNDAKAANMPNDTIDRAIRRGTGEEDGVNYEEITYEGYGPGGVAVMVNTTTDNRNRTVSEIRHVFSKNGGNLGETNSVGWMFNRKGQIVIDAGLKSEDEMMEIALEAGAEDVTSDSDTHQVFTAPEDFHAVLDAIKAKGIEPMSAELAMVPQNTVKLEGADAAKMLKLYEALDDHDDVQSVYANFEMDDAELE from the coding sequence ATGTCAGGGCATTCAAAATGGCACACAATTAAGCACAAAAAAGGCGCGCTCGATGCCAAGCGCGGAAAGTTATTCACCAAGTTGATCAAGGAATTGACCATCTCCGCTCGCACCGGAGGAGGAGGCGACCCCAACACGAACGCCCGTTTGCGCAAAGCCGTCAACGACGCCAAAGCGGCCAACATGCCGAACGACACCATTGATCGCGCCATACGGCGCGGAACCGGCGAAGAAGACGGTGTCAATTACGAAGAAATCACATACGAAGGGTATGGCCCCGGCGGCGTCGCCGTGATGGTCAATACCACCACAGATAATCGCAATCGTACCGTATCGGAAATCCGACACGTGTTTTCCAAAAACGGCGGCAATCTGGGCGAAACCAATTCAGTCGGTTGGATGTTCAATCGCAAAGGCCAGATTGTCATTGACGCCGGGTTGAAAAGCGAAGACGAAATGATGGAAATCGCGCTGGAGGCCGGAGCCGAAGACGTGACCAGTGACAGCGACACCCATCAGGTGTTTACTGCTCCGGAAGATTTCCATGCCGTGCTGGACGCCATCAAAGCCAAAGGCATTGAGCCGATGTCCGCCGAACTGGCGATGGTTCCGCAAAACACTGTCAAGCTGGAAGGCGCGGACGCCGCCAAGATGCTGAAGCTATACGAAGCGCTGGACGACCACGACGACGTGCAAAGCGTGTATGCCAACTTTGAGATGGACGATGCGGAGTTAGAGTAA
- a CDS encoding Holliday junction resolvase RecU encodes MALKRRGAETGSSFQEAINRTNEAYERAGRACITRKAIPGKYLIERGETRRGLSLPTMDSISSSGQARMSSAELSQLVKQHKVTDWRRFIPESKAEPDYGGVIAPEGRAIFYDAKTTRRDLLDFDNLHAHQVGFLERVARHGAIAGFLVEFSKYDEVYFLPIQFVIRWREESERRSLPHQFFCDHLTPAEPGTGFVIFDYLAAIADQEEDYGRDYSDAKHIAFDSYSAKSKRKAKQ; translated from the coding sequence ATGGCACTCAAAAGACGTGGCGCAGAAACCGGCAGTAGTTTTCAGGAAGCGATCAATCGCACCAACGAAGCTTACGAACGCGCCGGGCGAGCCTGCATCACGCGCAAAGCCATTCCGGGCAAATACTTGATCGAACGCGGCGAAACCCGGCGAGGATTGTCACTGCCGACAATGGATTCAATTTCCAGTTCGGGTCAGGCGCGAATGTCTTCCGCCGAACTTAGCCAGTTGGTCAAACAACACAAGGTTACTGACTGGCGAAGGTTCATTCCGGAATCGAAAGCGGAGCCGGATTACGGCGGCGTGATTGCTCCCGAAGGCCGCGCGATTTTTTACGACGCCAAAACCACGCGGCGGGATTTGCTGGATTTTGACAACCTGCATGCGCACCAGGTCGGATTTTTAGAACGCGTGGCGCGCCACGGAGCCATCGCGGGGTTTCTGGTGGAATTCAGTAAATACGACGAAGTTTACTTTTTGCCGATTCAATTCGTGATTCGCTGGCGCGAGGAAAGCGAACGCAGAAGCCTGCCGCATCAGTTTTTCTGCGATCACCTGACGCCGGCAGAACCGGGAACCGGATTCGTAATTTTCGATTATCTGGCCGCCATTGCCGACCAGGAAGAAGATTACGGGCGAGATTATTCCGACGCAAAACACATTGCGTTTGATTCGTACTCGGCAAAATCCAAACGCAAAGCCAAGCAGTAA
- a CDS encoding c-type cytochrome — protein sequence MSKRNSNRVKFVFALAAMILAIGVTFNRQSSFAAVQDLPEGKGVELARDKCVVCHEADVIRGQRLSKAGWTREVEKMIRWGAAVNDAEKAVLVDYFSAHFTPVKAGEAVAANVDQGKQIFENKCTVCHETDVTEGQRLTRQGWTREVEKMIRWGAAVTDAEKSALVDYLAKNYGPRPFVPTK from the coding sequence ATGTCGAAGCGTAATTCAAATCGTGTGAAGTTTGTGTTTGCGTTGGCGGCAATGATTTTGGCCATCGGCGTAACGTTCAACCGGCAATCGTCCTTTGCCGCCGTGCAGGATTTGCCGGAAGGCAAAGGCGTCGAACTCGCGCGCGATAAATGCGTCGTTTGCCACGAAGCGGACGTAATCCGCGGACAGCGGTTGTCGAAAGCAGGGTGGACGCGCGAAGTCGAAAAAATGATTCGCTGGGGCGCTGCGGTGAATGATGCGGAAAAAGCCGTTTTGGTGGATTACTTTTCCGCGCATTTCACGCCGGTCAAAGCCGGTGAAGCCGTCGCCGCCAACGTAGACCAGGGCAAGCAAATTTTTGAAAACAAATGCACTGTTTGCCACGAAACCGATGTGACCGAAGGGCAGCGGCTGACGCGGCAAGGCTGGACGCGCGAAGTGGAAAAGATGATTCGCTGGGGCGCAGCCGTCACCGACGCAGAGAAATCCGCGCTGGTGGATTATCTGGCGAAAAACTACGGCCCGCGTCCATTCGTGCCTACGAAGTAG
- a CDS encoding sulfite oxidase, whose product MKNNESRPSQTGLSRRDLLVNAARTGAAITLSQLLPSEFTEAFAQNVIKGKEKLIVRSLRPEDLETPVGLLNTWITPTDLFYVRTHTYPAKVTEQEGKEWKLQIDGEVQRPTSITIDELKKMPKATITVTLECAGNGRAFYDPPVPGIQWEKGSVGTARFSGVRLADVLRKVGVKPGAKYILANGADKPLGKMPDFVRNVPIVKALHPDTILAYEMNGEPIPQLHGFPLRLIVPGWEGAYSVKWVNHLQALNQEHDGFFVKTAYRHPNKTVAPGQAVPPENMVPLTGLIVKSFINSPLEGASFKPGKVRVGGFAWAGESLIAKVEVSMDNGSTWVLARLGKERARYTWQSFEHEFTITKPGSYLLMARATDTSGKVQPVAPQWNPGGYLWNVIDKVRINVEA is encoded by the coding sequence ATGAAAAACAATGAAAGCCGTCCGTCGCAAACCGGCTTGTCGCGGCGCGATTTGCTGGTGAACGCCGCCAGAACCGGCGCGGCCATCACACTAAGCCAGTTGTTGCCAAGTGAATTTACCGAAGCCTTTGCCCAGAACGTCATCAAAGGCAAAGAGAAATTGATTGTTCGCAGCCTGCGTCCAGAAGATTTGGAAACGCCTGTGGGATTGCTGAACACCTGGATCACGCCGACCGATCTGTTTTATGTGCGAACGCATACTTATCCTGCAAAGGTAACCGAACAGGAAGGCAAAGAATGGAAGTTGCAAATTGATGGCGAAGTCCAGCGGCCAACATCCATCACGATTGATGAGTTGAAAAAGATGCCCAAGGCCACCATCACCGTGACGCTGGAATGCGCCGGCAACGGACGCGCGTTTTACGATCCGCCGGTTCCGGGCATTCAATGGGAAAAAGGTTCGGTTGGTACAGCGCGATTTTCCGGCGTGCGGTTGGCTGACGTGCTTAGAAAAGTCGGTGTCAAACCTGGCGCGAAATACATTCTGGCAAACGGCGCGGACAAACCGCTCGGCAAGATGCCGGATTTTGTTCGCAACGTTCCCATTGTCAAGGCGCTGCACCCGGACACAATTTTGGCCTACGAAATGAATGGGGAACCAATCCCCCAGCTTCACGGGTTTCCGTTGCGGTTGATCGTTCCTGGATGGGAAGGCGCGTATTCGGTCAAATGGGTCAATCATTTGCAAGCGCTCAATCAAGAGCACGACGGGTTTTTCGTCAAAACCGCATATCGCCATCCGAATAAAACCGTTGCGCCGGGACAGGCGGTTCCGCCGGAAAACATGGTTCCGTTGACGGGATTGATCGTGAAGTCGTTCATCAATTCGCCCTTGGAAGGCGCAAGTTTCAAACCCGGCAAAGTGCGCGTGGGCGGATTTGCCTGGGCTGGAGAATCGCTGATTGCCAAAGTCGAAGTTTCCATGGACAACGGCAGCACCTGGGTGCTGGCGCGGCTTGGCAAAGAGCGCGCGCGGTACACCTGGCAATCGTTCGAGCATGAATTCACCATCACCAAACCGGGTTCGTATTTGCTGATGGCGCGCGCGACGGATACCAGCGGCAAAGTCCAGCCCGTCGCTCCGCAATGGAATCCGGGCGGCTATCTGTGGAACGTGATTGATAAAGTGAGGATCAATGTCGAAGCGTAA
- a CDS encoding cytochrome P460 family protein, which translates to MRNLLKISVLVFFLTAVTYSALPLPAKGKEFSAKQAGIPENVPLPVVQNACPGAREHSLPLPTSFPPNQFVEYEKLIFAFLQKGEYKTLQWCVDKGVRDTGAYLKGVYYGTHPAVRIFYSPKVMAWLTGGRQGDIPDGAMIIKEQYTPPAARYAGMSDDQLPKVSDWTIMIRDSKGSKDGWFWGEFFDTMKFDDDQPPFQYPWAGFGLYCLRCHGTAEKELTFSALNNIKGFPGTPISFPDDGSWPTAVAEDAVHGHIARMLALKPGRRANPAFLQTFNAIPGVPFTGVQKMLSETYDNMPQPAAGPGQFISSSQCMSCHGGLNGPFGPTMFLTSPVPPIPPATVSGANVSPYGEWRWSPMGLAGRDPVFFSQLESEFAYFNTLPSPRREELTTQIRNACLTCHGAMGKRQLDTDHGGNGDFQLSFLQISDRSNPNFKYGALARDGISCQVCHRNAPDQNYSLEYFLQNSITGHFQVTKPDQLYGPFKDDEISPYTMQTGTGIKPEFNSYVKTSRMCGSCHTIDLPVVDSGKPGEMKIEQATYLEWLNSQYQNEFGAPGTNAKSCQDCHMPTSYHSAEKKVDVPQIQQRIAIIEDETYPEADHRVPTDKITVRVRNEGFRRHEFLGLNMFLLQMFDQFNDVLGVRKDDYMSGSNTDLQDAIDNYVQQAQNKSAKVTATATATGAQQIEAKVAVTNLAGHRFPSGVSFRRLFIELLVTDTNQKIVWASGQTNELGVIVDGNGKPLPSEFFADYRDPQGKIRQSYQPHYETITAQNQVQIYEELNQDADGKFTTNFTRRDVQVKDNRLLPVGWTHKGPDASLSGRYLHATFPEGNAEKDPDYQDGKAGTDNLIYKITLPAGVDATKCRVQATLFYQTIPPYYLNQRFTAAPNGDATRRLYYLTSNLNLSGTPVENWKLPIVSTGPVTAQRKTMLRRR; encoded by the coding sequence ATGCGTAATCTGTTGAAGATTTCTGTCTTGGTATTTTTTCTAACGGCTGTCACATATTCCGCGCTTCCATTGCCCGCCAAGGGAAAGGAATTTTCCGCCAAGCAGGCTGGAATTCCAGAAAACGTGCCGCTGCCCGTGGTTCAAAACGCTTGCCCGGGCGCACGAGAACACTCGCTGCCTCTTCCGACCTCCTTTCCGCCAAATCAATTCGTGGAGTACGAAAAGTTGATTTTCGCCTTTTTGCAAAAGGGCGAATACAAAACCTTGCAATGGTGCGTGGACAAAGGCGTGCGCGATACCGGTGCGTATTTGAAAGGCGTGTATTACGGCACCCATCCGGCAGTCAGAATTTTTTATTCGCCGAAAGTGATGGCGTGGTTGACCGGCGGTCGCCAAGGCGACATTCCGGACGGCGCAATGATCATCAAGGAGCAATACACGCCGCCTGCAGCGCGTTACGCCGGAATGAGCGACGATCAACTGCCGAAAGTATCTGATTGGACGATCATGATTCGAGATTCCAAAGGCTCGAAAGACGGTTGGTTCTGGGGCGAATTCTTCGACACAATGAAATTCGATGACGACCAGCCGCCCTTTCAATATCCGTGGGCGGGATTTGGGTTGTATTGCCTGCGCTGTCACGGAACAGCGGAAAAAGAACTGACCTTTTCCGCGCTGAACAATATCAAAGGCTTTCCCGGAACGCCGATTTCTTTTCCTGACGATGGTTCGTGGCCAACCGCGGTCGCTGAAGACGCCGTTCATGGCCATATTGCACGAATGCTGGCATTGAAACCTGGACGGCGAGCGAATCCGGCGTTTCTGCAAACGTTCAACGCAATTCCGGGCGTTCCATTTACCGGCGTGCAGAAAATGCTATCGGAAACCTATGACAACATGCCGCAACCCGCCGCCGGCCCAGGGCAATTCATCAGTTCCAGCCAATGCATGTCCTGTCACGGAGGGTTGAACGGGCCATTTGGACCGACGATGTTTTTGACTTCGCCAGTGCCGCCGATTCCGCCTGCAACGGTTTCGGGCGCGAATGTTTCGCCGTACGGCGAATGGCGCTGGTCGCCGATGGGGTTGGCCGGCCGCGATCCGGTTTTCTTTTCGCAGTTGGAAAGTGAATTCGCATACTTCAACACCTTGCCCTCACCTCGGCGAGAAGAATTGACAACGCAAATCCGAAACGCCTGCCTGACCTGTCACGGCGCAATGGGCAAACGGCAACTCGACACGGACCACGGCGGCAACGGCGATTTTCAACTGAGCTTTTTGCAGATTTCAGATCGCAGCAATCCGAATTTCAAATACGGCGCGCTGGCGCGCGACGGCATCAGTTGCCAGGTTTGTCATCGCAATGCGCCGGATCAAAATTATTCGCTGGAATACTTCCTGCAAAATTCCATCACGGGACATTTTCAGGTGACGAAACCAGACCAACTTTACGGCCCATTCAAAGACGACGAAATTTCGCCCTACACCATGCAAACCGGCACGGGCATCAAGCCGGAATTCAATTCCTATGTCAAAACTTCGCGGATGTGCGGCAGTTGCCACACGATTGACTTGCCCGTTGTTGACAGCGGCAAGCCGGGCGAAATGAAGATCGAACAGGCGACGTATCTGGAATGGCTCAACAGCCAATATCAAAACGAATTCGGAGCGCCCGGAACGAACGCGAAATCCTGTCAGGATTGCCATATGCCCACCAGCTATCACAGCGCGGAGAAAAAGGTTGATGTTCCGCAAATTCAGCAGCGAATCGCCATCATCGAAGACGAAACTTACCCCGAAGCCGACCACCGTGTGCCGACAGACAAAATCACCGTTCGAGTTCGGAATGAAGGCTTCCGCCGCCACGAATTTCTGGGCTTGAATATGTTTTTGTTGCAGATGTTCGATCAGTTCAACGACGTGCTGGGCGTACGCAAAGACGATTACATGAGCGGTTCCAACACGGATTTGCAGGACGCGATTGATAATTACGTCCAACAGGCGCAAAACAAATCGGCCAAAGTTACGGCAACAGCCACGGCAACTGGCGCGCAACAAATTGAAGCCAAAGTCGCCGTTACCAATCTGGCCGGGCATCGGTTCCCCAGCGGCGTCAGCTTCCGCCGTTTGTTCATCGAATTGCTGGTCACGGACACCAATCAAAAAATCGTGTGGGCTTCGGGGCAGACCAACGAATTGGGCGTGATTGTGGATGGCAACGGCAAACCGTTACCGTCGGAATTCTTTGCCGATTACAGAGACCCGCAGGGCAAAATCCGCCAAAGTTACCAACCGCATTACGAAACCATCACCGCGCAAAATCAGGTGCAGATTTACGAGGAGCTAAACCAGGACGCAGACGGCAAATTTACGACCAACTTCACGCGGCGCGATGTGCAGGTGAAAGACAACCGGTTGCTGCCTGTCGGCTGGACGCATAAAGGGCCGGATGCTTCGCTCAGTGGCCGTTATCTGCACGCGACGTTCCCGGAAGGAAATGCAGAAAAAGACCCTGACTATCAGGACGGAAAGGCGGGAACGGATAACCTGATTTACAAAATCACCTTGCCTGCTGGCGTGGATGCGACGAAGTGTCGCGTGCAAGCCACATTGTTTTACCAAACCATTCCACCGTATTACCTGAACCAGCGTTTCACCGCTGCGCCGAATGGAGACGCCACCCGGCGGTTGTATTACCTGACTTCCAACCTGAATTTGTCCGGCACGCCGGTTGAGAATTGGAAATTGCCGATTGTTTCAACCGGTCCCGTTACCGCTCAGCGCAAAACTATGTTGCGGCGCAGGTGA